A window from Alphaproteobacteria bacterium encodes these proteins:
- a CDS encoding gamma-glutamyltransferase, translated as MAVLAAVVLLTACAGGDGDSGTGSGILATVFGGGEEKAATRSRLIESDLVFFGVVAGDEPVAVRAAEEVLKYGGSAADAAVALALTLGVTMPSMASLGGGGVCIVHDPGRPETEIIDFIAPPGSSVAGADRPSAIPTMLRGVTALHARYGQQDIRTLLASAEKLARFGFVVSRASARDFQLAAQPLFNDPAARDVFARRGGAAPAEGDTLVQADLAETFSSLRTNGVSSFYKGPMAEKIVEGVTAAGGTLTLDDLAGYLPAWRKAVLVPYRDQVLAFAPPPAGVGVGGALMWHMLASDDRYRNATEDGRAHLLVEAAKRAFAARDRWIYAAPGSLPTESYADAAIAAKLMAGFDPQRATPASAVRSNQAAAAENPSGTGFVVVDLVGQAVACTLTNYNFFGTGRVAPGTGMLVAAAPGEGDRNALSLGPVAVFEQGFRSFRLALAGAGGAATTTATMTVLAESLLGEFPLERAMQKPRVHHGGLPDVVLAEEAVPRGVVAALRAKGNEVVTVPSLGRMNAAECPLGLDSTIEEIACFVNTDPRGFGLAAEAER; from the coding sequence ATGGCGGTTCTGGCCGCCGTCGTCCTGCTGACGGCCTGCGCCGGTGGCGACGGCGATTCCGGGACCGGTTCGGGCATTCTGGCCACGGTATTCGGCGGTGGCGAGGAGAAAGCGGCGACGCGGTCGCGATTGATCGAAAGCGATCTGGTGTTCTTCGGTGTCGTCGCCGGGGACGAACCGGTTGCCGTCCGGGCCGCCGAGGAGGTCCTTAAATATGGCGGCAGCGCCGCCGATGCGGCCGTTGCGCTCGCGCTGACGCTCGGCGTAACCATGCCGTCGATGGCCAGCCTGGGTGGCGGCGGGGTCTGCATCGTGCATGACCCGGGCAGGCCGGAAACCGAAATCATCGATTTTATAGCGCCTCCGGGGTCGTCGGTTGCGGGCGCGGACAGGCCCAGCGCGATACCGACGATGCTGCGGGGCGTGACGGCGCTGCACGCACGCTACGGGCAGCAGGACATCCGCACCCTTCTGGCCAGCGCCGAAAAGCTGGCCCGTTTCGGATTTGTCGTTTCCCGGGCGTCGGCGCGCGATTTCCAGCTCGCGGCGCAACCGCTGTTCAATGACCCTGCCGCACGAGATGTTTTTGCGCGGCGCGGCGGTGCGGCGCCGGCGGAGGGCGACACGCTGGTTCAGGCCGATCTGGCGGAAACCTTTTCGAGTCTCCGGACGAACGGGGTCAGCAGCTTTTACAAGGGGCCGATGGCGGAGAAAATCGTGGAGGGGGTAACAGCGGCCGGCGGCACGCTGACGCTGGACGATCTGGCGGGTTACCTGCCGGCCTGGCGCAAGGCGGTCCTCGTTCCCTACCGGGATCAGGTTCTGGCCTTCGCGCCGCCGCCGGCGGGCGTCGGCGTTGGCGGCGCGCTGATGTGGCACATGCTGGCGTCCGACGACCGGTACCGGAACGCAACGGAGGACGGTCGCGCGCACCTGCTCGTCGAGGCCGCAAAGCGCGCCTTTGCGGCCCGCGATCGCTGGATTTACGCGGCGCCGGGATCCTTGCCGACGGAATCCTACGCGGATGCCGCCATCGCCGCGAAGCTCATGGCCGGCTTCGACCCGCAACGGGCGACACCGGCATCCGCCGTCCGCTCGAATCAGGCCGCGGCTGCGGAAAACCCGTCAGGGACAGGGTTCGTGGTGGTCGATCTGGTCGGGCAGGCCGTGGCCTGTACGCTGACCAATTACAATTTCTTCGGGACCGGGCGGGTGGCGCCGGGAACCGGCATGCTTGTCGCCGCCGCGCCGGGCGAGGGCGACCGGAACGCCCTGTCGCTGGGACCCGTTGCGGTTTTCGAGCAGGGATTCCGCAGTTTTCGCCTTGCGCTGGCGGGTGCGGGCGGCGCCGCGACGACGACGGCGACCATGACGGTGCTGGCGGAATCGCTTCTGGGTGAGTTTCCGCTGGAAAGGGCCATGCAGAAGCCACGGGTGCATCATGGCGGGTTGCCGGATGTCGTGCTGGCGGAGGAAGCTGTGCCCCGGGGCGTAGTGGCGGCGTTGCGGGCCAAAGGCAATGAAGTGGTGACGGTGCCGTCGCTCGGGCGCATGAATGCCGCGGAATGCCCGCTGGGCCTGGATTCCACGATCGAGGAAATTGCCTGTTTCGTGAATACCGATCCGCGCGGGTTCGGCCTGGCGGCGGAGGCGGAACGGTGA
- a CDS encoding aminotransferase class I/II-fold pyridoxal phosphate-dependent enzyme, producing the protein MTLKVSARATEIPPFFVMEVMRAAHEREMSKEAVYHMEVGQPGAGAPEGALLAAEAALRDQRLGYTDALGAPEIRSAISRWYRTYYGLDVAPERIVVTTGSSGAFVLTFLAAFDVGDRVALASPGYPCYRNILSALGIRPVSLMTTAADRFQPTPALLDRALADGPLDGLIVASPSNPTGTMLDRDTLRDLASYCREKGIRLISDEIYHGITFGRKADSALSFTRDAVVVNSFSKYFSMTGWRLGWMVVPAELSRAIECLSQNLFISPPALSQIAGMAALECREEIDRNVAGYARSRELLLEALPRAGFDRLAPADGAFYLYADITNLTNDSEAFCRRMLAETGVAATPGIDFDPDRGNTFMRFSFSRSTAEMNAAAEALIAWQPR; encoded by the coding sequence ATGACACTGAAAGTATCAGCCCGCGCCACTGAAATTCCACCCTTCTTCGTCATGGAAGTCATGCGGGCGGCGCATGAACGGGAAATGTCGAAGGAAGCCGTCTATCACATGGAGGTCGGGCAACCCGGCGCCGGGGCACCGGAAGGCGCTTTGCTGGCGGCCGAAGCGGCGTTGCGCGATCAGCGCCTGGGATATACGGATGCGCTGGGCGCGCCCGAAATCCGGTCCGCGATATCCCGGTGGTACCGGACATATTACGGGCTCGACGTCGCGCCGGAACGGATTGTCGTGACGACGGGGTCGTCCGGCGCTTTCGTGCTGACCTTCCTGGCCGCGTTCGATGTGGGCGACAGGGTCGCCCTCGCGTCCCCGGGATATCCCTGCTACCGCAATATTCTCTCGGCGCTGGGGATCCGTCCGGTATCGCTCATGACGACGGCGGCGGACAGGTTCCAGCCGACGCCCGCGTTGCTGGACCGCGCGCTTGCGGACGGTCCGCTGGACGGCCTGATCGTCGCCAGCCCGTCCAACCCCACCGGAACGATGCTGGACCGTGACACCCTTCGCGATCTGGCGTCGTATTGCCGCGAAAAGGGCATCCGGCTGATTTCCGACGAGATCTATCACGGCATTACCTTCGGCCGGAAAGCGGACAGCGCCCTGTCGTTCACCCGCGATGCCGTGGTGGTGAACAGCTTCTCGAAATACTTTTCGATGACCGGGTGGCGTCTCGGCTGGATGGTTGTGCCCGCTGAACTGTCCCGGGCCATCGAGTGCCTGAGCCAGAACCTGTTCATTTCGCCGCCGGCCCTGTCGCAGATCGCAGGGATGGCGGCGCTGGAATGCCGGGAGGAGATCGACCGCAATGTCGCCGGCTATGCGCGCAGCCGCGAACTCCTGCTGGAAGCCTTGCCCCGGGCCGGATTCGATCGCCTTGCGCCAGCCGACGGCGCGTTTTACCTGTATGCCGATATCACGAATCTGACAAATGACAGCGAGGCGTTCTGTCGCCGCATGCTGGCGGAAACAGGTGTTGCGGCGACACCGGGCATCGATTTCGATCCGGATCGCGGCAATACCTTTATGCGCTTCAGTTTTTCGCGGTCGACCGCCGAAATGAACGCGGCCGCCGAGGCGTTGATCGCCTGGCAGCCGCGTTGA
- a CDS encoding Rne/Rng family ribonuclease: protein MSKRLLIDATNPEETRVAVVRGNVLDEFDIEFAARKQIKGNVYLAKVTRVEPSLQAAFVEYGGNRHGFLSFNEIHPDYYQIPIADREKLVEAETAAEEVDRSEEGEIVEEVGGDEIEDEAERRRRPSYRGYKIQEVIKRRQILLVQVVKEERGNKGAALTTYLSLAGRYCVLMPNTNRGGGISRKIANPKDRKRLKSVLDGLDIPEGIGVIVRTAGAERSKPEIKRDYDYLMKQWISIRELTLASTAPKQIYEEASLIKRSIRDLYSKEIDEILVEGDEGYRIAKDFMKTMIPSHAARVKPYKDNDIPILHRYKVESQIDAIHHPVCQLPSGGYIVLNSTEALVAIDVNSGRATRGRSIEETAYKTNIEAAEEVARQLRLRDLAGLIVIDFIDMEVSRNIHAVERKLKEALHTDRARIQVGRISHFGLLEMSRQRLRPSVTETATEICPACGGVGHIRSTEGTALHVLRAIEEEGIRQRGAKIVLHVPTPVALYILNQKRKRLAEIEGRYQFAVSVEADDSLIPPEYRLDRQRTVTEATGEAADLQVTEEPAETIAETKTEEDLPRKRRSRRRRPKAHDDHDAVADMAESRTEDETAGDDSAIGEEISAEAQHESESEEEPKRRRRRGRRGGRRRANRDAESGGVTAGADGAQAELGTESPDGEIAEPAPHEGAVVEVAPEPDVDSSVESVANTGLPDAVAPETAEETPKPKRRRAPRRRRSAAKTDDTGTSTETAEAVAEQTVAPDEPVQSEAPHDTTAEPVLEEVAVSEMPVPAAEPDSVETPEPVMDEAPIPLQAPEPVMEAVAAAAADEPERQTADGDDTETESQSERPKRAGWWQRIVN from the coding sequence ATGTCTAAAAGGTTGCTTATCGACGCAACAAATCCCGAAGAAACCAGGGTCGCCGTCGTAAGAGGAAACGTGCTGGATGAATTCGACATCGAATTCGCGGCACGCAAACAGATCAAGGGAAATGTCTATCTCGCCAAGGTAACCCGTGTGGAGCCCTCGCTCCAGGCGGCGTTCGTCGAATATGGCGGCAACAGGCACGGCTTCCTGTCCTTCAATGAAATCCATCCGGATTACTACCAGATTCCGATTGCCGACCGCGAAAAGCTGGTCGAGGCGGAAACCGCGGCGGAGGAAGTCGACCGCAGCGAGGAAGGCGAAATTGTCGAGGAAGTCGGTGGCGATGAAATAGAGGATGAGGCCGAGCGGCGCCGACGCCCCTCCTATCGCGGCTACAAGATTCAGGAAGTCATCAAGCGCCGGCAGATCCTGCTGGTTCAGGTTGTCAAGGAAGAACGCGGCAACAAGGGCGCGGCGTTGACCACCTATCTGTCGCTCGCCGGCCGGTACTGCGTCCTGATGCCCAACACCAATCGCGGCGGCGGGATCAGCCGCAAGATCGCCAATCCGAAGGATCGCAAGCGGCTGAAATCCGTGCTGGACGGGCTGGATATCCCGGAAGGAATCGGCGTCATCGTCCGCACCGCCGGCGCGGAACGTTCAAAGCCGGAGATCAAGCGCGACTACGACTATCTGATGAAGCAATGGATATCGATCCGCGAACTCACGCTCGCCTCCACGGCGCCCAAGCAGATCTATGAAGAAGCGAGCCTGATCAAGCGCTCCATCCGGGACCTGTATTCCAAGGAAATCGACGAGATCCTGGTTGAAGGTGACGAGGGATACAGGATTGCCAAGGATTTCATGAAGACGATGATCCCGAGCCATGCCGCGCGGGTGAAACCCTATAAAGACAATGATATACCAATCCTGCACCGATATAAGGTCGAAAGCCAGATCGACGCCATTCATCATCCGGTCTGCCAGCTGCCGTCCGGCGGTTATATCGTCCTGAATTCGACCGAAGCCCTGGTGGCGATCGACGTCAATTCCGGGCGGGCCACGCGGGGGCGGAGCATCGAGGAAACCGCCTACAAGACCAATATCGAGGCGGCGGAGGAAGTGGCGCGGCAGCTTCGGCTGCGCGATCTGGCCGGGCTCATCGTGATCGATTTCATCGACATGGAAGTTTCCCGGAATATCCATGCCGTGGAACGCAAGCTGAAGGAAGCCCTGCATACCGACCGGGCGCGGATACAGGTCGGGCGGATCAGCCATTTCGGATTGCTGGAAATGTCCCGGCAGCGATTGCGGCCGAGCGTCACCGAAACCGCAACGGAAATCTGCCCGGCATGCGGCGGCGTCGGACATATCCGTTCCACCGAGGGTACGGCGCTGCATGTCCTGCGCGCCATCGAGGAAGAAGGCATCCGGCAGCGCGGCGCGAAGATTGTGCTGCATGTGCCGACTCCGGTTGCCCTGTATATCCTGAACCAGAAACGCAAACGTCTTGCGGAAATCGAAGGGCGGTACCAGTTCGCCGTCAGCGTCGAAGCGGACGATTCGCTGATCCCGCCGGAATACCGGCTGGATCGTCAGCGGACCGTGACGGAAGCAACAGGCGAAGCGGCGGACCTCCAGGTGACCGAAGAACCGGCCGAAACCATTGCCGAAACCAAGACTGAAGAAGACTTGCCGCGCAAGCGCCGGTCTCGGCGCCGCCGTCCGAAAGCGCATGACGACCATGACGCCGTCGCGGACATGGCGGAATCCCGCACCGAAGACGAAACGGCGGGCGATGATTCCGCAATCGGCGAGGAGATAAGCGCCGAAGCGCAGCATGAGAGCGAATCCGAAGAAGAGCCGAAACGCCGCCGCCGTCGCGGCCGCAGGGGCGGACGTCGTCGTGCGAACCGGGATGCCGAATCCGGCGGCGTGACAGCCGGCGCCGATGGCGCGCAGGCTGAATTAGGCACGGAATCGCCGGACGGCGAGATCGCGGAGCCTGCGCCGCATGAGGGCGCCGTCGTGGAAGTCGCGCCGGAACCGGATGTCGATTCAAGTGTGGAGTCCGTAGCGAATACCGGTCTACCGGACGCCGTTGCACCGGAAACGGCAGAAGAAACGCCGAAGCCGAAACGGCGCCGTGCGCCGCGACGCCGCCGTTCGGCAGCAAAGACCGACGATACCGGGACCTCGACGGAAACGGCGGAAGCCGTTGCGGAACAGACGGTCGCACCGGACGAACCGGTGCAGTCGGAGGCTCCTCACGATACAACTGCGGAGCCTGTCCTTGAGGAAGTGGCAGTGTCGGAAATGCCCGTCCCTGCCGCGGAACCGGATTCGGTGGAAACGCCGGAACCTGTCATGGACGAAGCGCCCATTCCCTTGCAGGCGCCGGAACCGGTCATGGAAGCGGTCGCCGCAGCCGCGGCGGACGAGCCGGAACGGCAGACCGCAGACGGTGACGATACTGAAACAGAATCCCAATCGGAACGTCCGAAACGCGCCGGCTGGTGGCAGCGAATCGTCAACTGA
- a CDS encoding M48 family metalloprotease, whose protein sequence is MKRIRVPKAAAGFVAFLCIALITLSGQTSAKNISIIRDTEIENTIRVYSAPLFEAAGLQANDISIHIVNDPTLNAFVAGGQRIFMNTGLLMRAGDASQVIGVIAHETGHISGGHLVRLQERLRNSTAQSILAMILGGVAAVASGEPGAAQAVIAGSATIQQRTLLSYTRTMEQSADQAGFEFLESTGMSARGLLAFLEILSGQESLSASRQDPYVRSHPLTRDRIEFLREQIARSPNSDKPVSEHLTRAHDRMQAKLKGYLNPLSRTLRDFPETDTSVPARYARAIGYKEKHQVDQALAHVDSLLAEAPNDPFFHELKGDILQDAGKVADSIPSYRRAIEILPWAALIRINLAQSLLEMNNPAMDNEALVNLNEALRYEPEIPLAWRLKSTAFSRSGDQAHVMLALAEEAMLTGKKNVALYRAERAMELLQNGSASWVRAQDIRNAAQKAED, encoded by the coding sequence GTGAAGCGCATACGGGTTCCAAAGGCGGCAGCTGGCTTTGTTGCGTTTTTATGCATCGCCCTGATTACGCTGTCCGGTCAGACTTCCGCAAAGAATATTTCGATCATTCGTGATACGGAGATTGAAAACACGATTCGGGTCTATTCCGCACCATTGTTCGAAGCCGCCGGGCTGCAGGCCAACGATATTTCCATCCACATCGTCAACGACCCGACCCTAAACGCTTTCGTTGCCGGTGGCCAGCGCATCTTCATGAATACAGGCCTGCTGATGCGGGCCGGCGACGCCAGCCAGGTGATCGGCGTCATCGCGCATGAAACCGGCCACATCTCCGGCGGCCACCTGGTCCGGCTGCAGGAGAGATTGCGCAATTCAACCGCGCAATCGATTCTTGCCATGATCCTGGGCGGCGTGGCGGCCGTTGCTTCTGGGGAACCCGGCGCGGCACAGGCGGTGATCGCCGGTTCCGCCACCATTCAGCAGCGAACCCTGTTGTCCTATACCCGAACGATGGAGCAGTCGGCCGATCAGGCGGGGTTTGAGTTTCTTGAGAGCACCGGCATGTCCGCGCGCGGTCTGCTTGCCTTCCTCGAAATCCTGTCCGGTCAGGAATCGCTGTCGGCAAGCCGGCAGGACCCCTATGTCCGCTCGCATCCGTTGACGCGCGACCGGATCGAATTCCTGCGCGAACAGATTGCCCGGTCCCCGAATTCGGACAAGCCGGTTTCGGAACACCTGACGCGCGCTCATGACAGGATGCAGGCGAAGCTGAAAGGGTATCTCAACCCGCTGTCGCGCACCTTGCGGGATTTTCCGGAAACCGACACATCGGTGCCGGCCCGCTATGCGCGGGCCATCGGCTACAAGGAGAAGCATCAGGTTGACCAGGCGCTCGCCCATGTCGACAGCCTGCTGGCCGAAGCCCCGAACGATCCGTTTTTCCATGAACTGAAAGGCGATATCCTGCAGGACGCCGGGAAGGTCGCCGATTCGATCCCGTCCTATCGCAGAGCCATCGAGATCCTGCCCTGGGCCGCCCTGATCCGGATCAATCTGGCGCAATCGTTACTGGAAATGAACAATCCGGCGATGGACAATGAAGCGCTGGTCAACCTGAATGAAGCCCTGCGATACGAACCGGAGATCCCCCTTGCATGGCGATTGAAGTCAACCGCGTTTTCCCGCAGCGGCGATCAGGCGCATGTCATGCTGGCGCTGGCCGAGGAAGCCATGCTGACCGGCAAGAAGAACGTCGCCCTGTATCGCGCGGAGCGGGCAATGGAACTCCTGCAGAACGGCTCGGCAAGCTGGGTTCGCGCCCAGGACATCCGGAATGCGGCGCAGAAAGCAGAAGACTGA